One window from the genome of Pungitius pungitius chromosome 14, fPunPun2.1, whole genome shotgun sequence encodes:
- the eif2ak4 gene encoding eIF-2-alpha kinase GCN2 codes for MSRQRAPTEAPEDHSVQQENELQALASIFGDDFLDLRNKDPWKVKRPPEVHLCLRPNGLNSGQECYVTVDLHVRCAPTYPDAPPELQLKNAKGLSNENLQNLQSELAKLADARCGEVMIYELADYIQGFLSEHNKPPPSSFHEEMLKNQQRQQEKRDQEEQQKVDQQRKRAEEMEKEIMAEIQRREEEKRDEKRRKEIAKQERLESIEQLDLANASPRGKSPPSPGGAPPKLTEAKKAAVVAGGRRRTTSNTRHRRDTVNDDAPRSRELLRFNSSTYGELEVHRGKSLGVSERLRRSVHRGFEANSGDFAAIYEWSLRWNQKIGKFFTSQEKGRLESCKKQIHGAETEFNSLLRLDHPNLVRYMAMSCAEKEDCLAVRLLVEHVAGFNLTRSLVARAPLAMDKLCHYAAQLLAALDYLHANSVVHKQLGASSVLVDAEGNVRLTDYSLSKRFADMCEEDIFEQAHVRFSEDAAMPTKTGKKGDVWNLGLMLLGLSQGKEAQEYPVTVPASLPADFQDFLHKCVCLNDADRWTAQQLLDHAFLKPPSPKHLPLHRNSSPEVPAVDFPSSVIPRSHIPYAPFSSGVERQFSRYFNEFEELQLLGKGAFGAVIKVQNKLDGCYYAVKRILVNPASKQFRRIKGEVTLLSRLNHENIVRYYNAWIERHEIPPSGLLSNADSSESPWSAGDTPGKPPRGKEPPPLRGVDDPGDGVEEAAPPPALSSSVEWSTSIERSSSAKCSAPQSSDEDDDEEDVFGASFLPSDSYIVFDSGDGSTDDMASVVSPAVQLTGALPAQVEPSKRPAIDTAEGADSERPQRIAHYLYIQMEYCEKSTLRDTIDHGLHEDHNRLWRLYREILDGLAYIHEQGMIHRDLKPVNIFLDSHDHVKIGDFGLATDHPANVAAGKCEVEESGSAVKPDPTGNMTGMVGTALYVSPEVQGTTKANYNQKVDLFSLGIILFEMSYRPMTTGAERISVLSQLRVEPMNFPEDFTAYEQGTQRKVIEWLLNHDPALRPTAQELLKSELLPPPQMEESELHEVLQHTMANINGKAYRTMVGQLFAQNTTPVMDYTYDIDLHKGSFSLNSAKLQQHVYETITRIFKKHGAVRLQTPLLLPRNRKLYDGSEPACFMDHSGMLVTLPYDLRMAFSRFVARNNITHLKRYSIERVFRPRKLDRAHPRELLECSFDIITPVTNSLLPDAETIYTISEIVQEFAALQERNYTIYLNHTSLFKAILLHSGVPEDKLSQASTILCDAMSEKLSKREVEAKFCNFSLSTNSLQTLYKYIEQKGTLQDLAPLLTSLTKQKTAVTQLAKQGLKDLEEVTVLLRGLGVKLQVVVNLGLVYKVQHHSGVIFQFVAFIRKRKRIVADIVAAGGRYDHLIVEFRGPASTVQVPSAVGASVALDKVCAALTNMEEPPSVSCCDALVVPVGHSSMSRAINVVHKLWSTGVSADIAYDVLQSQETLMEHCRLAAISCMVLVSDKEGNYVKVKSFEKDRQSEKRIPESDLVDHIIQKCRTKFFEERNIREISESMSQNPKGSLLNTTGSSEQHGSSSSSTTNINVYVISPDKVSSSARRRYETQIQTRLQNLGTNLQSKSNDIEVLAVDLLKETLVHFLSLEFDSEEQFNSSVKTLLNRLPKQRYLKSICEEIHHFKVMKKVAVVVLYSYKDDYYKILL; via the exons ATGAGCCGTCAGCGCGCTCCCACGGAAGCGCCAGAGGACCACTCGGTCCAGCAGGAGAACGAGCTGCAGGCGCTCGCGTCCATCTTCGGAGATGACTTCCTGGACCTGCGCAACAAGGACCCGTGGAAG GTTAAAAGGCCTCCAGAAGTGCACCTCTGTCTGCGGCCCAACGGGCTGAACAGCGGGCAGGAATGCTACGTGACTGTGGACCTGCACGTCAGATGCGCACCGACATACCCAGACGC GCCTCCGGAGCTGCAGCTGAAAAATGCCAAAGGTCTGTCAAATGAAAACCTCCAGAACCTCCAGAGTGAACTCGCTAAGCTGGCGGATGCCCGGTGCGGGGAG GTGATGATTTACGAGCTGGCGGACTACATCCAGGGCTTCCTGAGCGAGCACAACAAGCCTCCGCCGAGCTCCTTCCACGAGGAGATGCTGAAGAACCAGCAGAGACAGCAGGAGAAGCGAgaccaggaggagcagcagaaggtGGACCAGCAGCGCAAGCGGGCGGAGGAGATG gaAAAAGAGATCATGGCTGAGatccaaagaagagaagaggagaaacgagatgaaaaaagaagaaaggaaatcgCCAAACAG GAACGACTTGAGAGCATCGAGCAGCTAGACCTCGCCAACGCCTCCCCCCGCGGGAAGAGCCCACCCAGCCCTGGCGGCGCTCCTCCCAAACTGACGGAGGCCAAGAAGGCGGCGGTGGTGGCGGGCGGCCGCCGGCGGACTACCTCGAACACGCGCCACAG ACGCGACACGGTTAACGACGACGCCCCTCGCTCGCGGGAGCTTCTTCGCTTCAATAGCAGCACTTACGGAGAGCTGGAGGTCCACCGGGGGAAAAGCTTAG GTGTCAGCGAGAGGCTCCGCCGCAGCGTCCATCGCGGATTTGAGGCAAACTCCGGAGACTTTGCCGCCATCTACGAGTGGTCTCTCCGCTGGAACCAGAAGATCGGCAAGTTCTTCACCAGCCAGGAGAAAGGGAGGCTCGAGAGCTGCAAAAAGCAG ATCCACGGGGCGGAAACCGAGTTCAACTCCCTCCTGCGGCTGGATCACCCGAACCTGGTGCGCTACATGGCGATGAGCTGCGCCGAGAAGGAGGACTGCCTGGCGGTCCGCCTGCTGGTGGAGCACGTGGCCGGCTTCAACTTGACCCGAAGCCTGGTCGCGCGCGCCCCGCTGGCCATGGACAAGCTGTGCCACTACGCGGCGCAGCTGCTGGCCGCCCTCGACTACCTGCACGCCAACTCCGTGGTGCACAAACAGCTGGGGGCCTCCAGCGTGCTGGTGGACGCCGAGGGCAACGTTCGACTGACCGACTACAGCCTGTCGAAGAGGTTCGCCGACATGTGCGAGGAGGACATCTTCGAGCAGGCCCACGTGCGTTTCTCGGAGGACGCGGCGATGCCGACGAAAACGGGCAAGAAGGGCGACGTGTGGAACCTGGGCCTGATGCTACTGGGCCTGAGTCAGGGGAAAGAGGCGCAGGAGTATCCAGTGACGGTGCCAGCCAGCCTGCCGGCAGACTTTCAGGATTTCCTCCACAA gtgTGTGTGCCTGAATGATGCTGACCGCTGGACAGCTCAGCAGCTTTTAGACCACGCCTTCCTCAAGCCTCCATCGCCGAAACACCTCCCCCTGCACCGCAATTCCAGCCCAGAAG TTCCCGCCGTGGACTTCCCTTCATCCGTTATCCCGCGGAGCCACATTCCTTATGCTCCCTTCAGCTCCGGGGTGGAGAGGCAGTTTTCTCGCTACTTCAATGAGTTTGAGGAACTCCAGCTTCTTGGAAAAGGAGCCTTCGGCGCTGTGATTAAG GTCCAGAACAAGCTGGACGGCTGCTACTACGCCGTGAAGCGCATCCTGGTCAACCCGGCGAGCAAACAGTTCAGGCGCATCAAAGGCGAGGTCACCCTGCTGTCGCGCCTCAACCACGAGAACATCGTCCGGTACTACAACGCGTGGATCGAGCGCCACGAGATTCCCCCGTCCGGGTTGCTGAGCAACGCCGACAGCTCCGAGTCTCCTTGGAGCGCCGGCGACACGCCGGGGAAGCCCCCCCGGGGGAAAGAGCCTCCGCCGCTGCGGGGCGTCGACGACCCCGGCGACGGCGTGGAGGAGGCCGCGCCTCCCCCGGCCCTGTCCAGCTCGGTGGAGTGGTCCACCTCCATCGAGAGGTCGTCCAGCGCCAAGTGTAGCGCGCCCCAGTCGAGTGATGAAGACGATGACGAAGAAGATGTGTTTGGTGCCTCTTTttt GCCGTCGGATAGTTACATCGTCTTCGACAGCGGCGACGGCAGCACGGACGACATGGCGTCGGTGGTGTCGCCCGCAGTGCAGCTGACGGGCGCCCTGCCCGCGCAGGTCGAGCCGAGCAAGAGGCCGGCGATCGACACGGCGGAGGGCGCCGACTCGGAGCGACCTCAGCGCATAGCGCATTACCTGTACATACAA ATGGAATACTGTGAAAAGAGCACTTTAAGGGACACAATAGATCACGGCCTGCACGAGGACCACAATCGCCTGTGGAGGCTCTACAGAGAGATACTTGATGGCCTCGCTTACATCCACGAGCAG GGCATGATTCACAGGGACCTGAAGCCTGTCAACATCTTCCTTGACTCGCACGACCACGTGAAGATCGGGGACTTTGGCCTGGCTACGGACCACCCCGCTAATGTG GCTGCCGGTAAATGTGAAGTGGAAGAGAGCGGCTCTGCAGTCAAACCCGACCCAACAG GTAACATGACGGGCATGGTCGGCACTGCGCTCTACGTCAGCCCGGAGGTTCAAGGAACCACCAAAGCCAACTACAACCAA AAAGTGGACCTGTTCAGCCTGGGCATCATCCTGTTCGAGATGTCCTACCGGCCCATGACCACGGGTGCCGAGCGCATCTCCGTCCTGAGCCAGCTGCGCGTG GAGCCCATGAACTTCCCCGAGGACTTCACTGCGTACGAGCAAGGAACTCAG AGGAAAGTGATCGAGTGGCTGCTGAACCACGACCCGGCCCTCCGGCCCACCGCCCAGGAGCTGCTGAAGAGCGAGCTGCTGCCCCCGCCGCAGATGGAGGAGTCGGAGCTGCACGAGGTGCTGCAGCACACCATGGCCAACATCAACGGCAAGGCCTACCGCACCATGGTTGGCCAGCTGTTTGCCCAGAACACCACTCCGGTCATGGATTACACCTACGACATAGACCTGCACAAG GGCAGCTTCAGCTTAAACAGTGCCAAATTGCAGCAGCATGTGTACGAAACCATCACCCGGATCTTCAAGAAGCACG GTGCGGTGCGTCTCCAGACGCCGCTGCTCCTCCCGAGGAACAGGAAGTTGTACGATGGCAGCGAGCCGGCCTGCTTCATGGACCACAGCGGCATGCTGGTCACACTGCCCTACGACCTCCGC ATGGCGTTTTCAAGATTCGTCGCACGCAATAATATAACGCATCTGAAGAG GTACAGCATCGAGCGAGTGTTCCGCCCCAGGAAGCTGGACCGCGCACACCCAAGGGAGCTTCTGGAGTGCTCCTTTGACATCATCACGCCCGTAACCAACAGCCTGCTCCCCGATGCCGAGACCATCTACACCATCTCCGAAATAGTCCAGGAATTCGCCGCGCTCCAG GAAAGGAACTACACCATTTACCTGAACCACACCAGCTTGTTCAAGGCCATCCTGCTCCACAGCGGCGTCCCCGAGGACAAGCTGAGCCAGGCCTCCACCATCCTGTGTGACGCCATG AGCGAAAAGCTAAGCAAACGTGAGGTGGAGGCAAAGTTCTGCAACTTCTCCCTGTCGACCAACAGC TTGCAGACGCTGTACAAGTACATAGAACAGAAGGGGACTCTGCAGGACCTGGCGCCGCTACTGACATCACTCACCAAACAGAAGACCGCCGTCACCCAGCTGGCCAAGCAGGGCCTCAAGGACCTGGAGGAGGTCACGGTGCTGCTGCGCGGTCTGGGAGTAAAGCTGCAG GTGGTGGTCAACTTGGGCTTGGTGTACAAGGTGCAGCATCACTCGGGGGTCATCTTCCAGTTTGTGGCTTTCATCAGGAAACGCAAGCGAATTGTTGCGGACATAGTGGCTGCTGGAGGACGCTATGACCACTTG ATCGTGGAGTTTCGAGGGCCGGCTTCCACCGTGCAGGTGCCCTCTGCAGTCGGGGCCAGTGTGGCTCTGGACAAAGTCTGTGCTGCTTTGACCAACATGGAGGAGccg CCTTCGGTGAGCTGCTGCGATGCCCTGGTGGTTCCAGTCGGACATTCTTCAATGTCTCGAGCCATCAATGTCGTCCACAAGCTGTGGAGCACCGGCGTCTCCGCGGACATCGCCTACGATGTCTTACAG TCTCAGGAGACGCTGATGGAGCACTGCAGGCTGGCAGCCATCAGCTGCATGGTCCTGGTCTCTGACAAGGAGGGAAACTACGTGAAG GTGAAGTCCTTCGAGAAGGACAGACAGTCGGAGAAACGGATCCCAGAGTCGGACCTGGTGGACCACATCATTCAGAAATGTCGAACCAAGTTctttgaggaaagaaacatcAG AGAAATCTCCGAAAGCATGTCTCAGAACCCTAAAGGATCGTTGCTCAACACCACAG GCTCCTCGGAACagcacggcagcagcagcagcagcaccacgaACATCAACGTCTACGTCATCAGCCCGGACAAAGTTTCCTCCAGTGCCAGACGCCGCTACGAGACTCAG ATCCAAACCAGATTACAAAATCTCGGCACCAATTTGCAGAGCAAGAGCAATGACATTGAAGTTCTGGCA